A single region of the Sandaracinaceae bacterium genome encodes:
- a CDS encoding cyclic nucleotide-binding domain-containing protein: protein MFARLAERSARVIRFALVVGWGVIIASLFYDPLTSVLTDHASSWSPFRLDRFADAEAPHERFACPRRLASGEVDWVGAPTGQCDARCTTIQGRCLVEQAYPVGARLFWTILLPIVPMFLLVFGHEAWRRVCPLSALMQIPRRLGLQRTRKVIHPKTGRVERKLVLVSPESFLGRNVWYVQGGLLWLGVSLRILFINSDRVALGVFFLSVIALAMLVGYLFGGKTWCNYICPVSAVQKVYTEPRGLLESEAHAGKLRLTQATCRTTTPNGEDQSICVGCKSPCPDVDLERQYWAGLMEPGRRAFYYGYFGLVWGFYGYYAVYAGNAGYYFSGAWTHEEDVMQQLGAAGVFLGGHAFAFPPKWLAAPLTILGAMLLSVAAGRALEAAYGAYRRARGKALRAEELRHRALVICTFLTFNSFYLFGGRPNINLLSTVPHTLLDIFIVTLSAVWLSRTWPRTSEAYERESVAEALRRQLDKLGSLLARVLGGRSVAQLNTDEVFVLAQALPIASSGARLEAYRATLRECLVAGHADSAAGLSVLENLREQMEVSEDEHAEILAELGIEDAQLLGAEEARSVENRLRLDGFREALERVLVTAAERGVPVKKALTDDRVLAEIRDLQRRYAVTAEEQDAAVDELTGRAGKLVERVERGLSELLWLDINTTGLAEATSLPGGVRGALLAVMGRRRARVVERSLHLLSGLGDDPAHQKLAERLRTLAAVEVQVLVHERQRSLQLSPEINRALMAVVDAALEHGEPVPRPDVADVCARALREWGHVERSIALFALACVDGQRGRAAARDAEHTTDPLLAEVAAAVLRGPESAREPEAPPALARLFALLSAKAAHALDFPSLANLARISVAREYAANELMWDAGSKSDHFLAVVRGRADALLAQGERVGSIEEGEFVGELGVILGRTRTLAVRAGEGGASVLEFDASAFKSLLKSDRLAAAGFLTLVSTRLANTLERVAHG from the coding sequence GTGTTCGCCCGCCTCGCTGAGCGCAGCGCGCGCGTGATTCGCTTCGCCCTCGTCGTGGGGTGGGGCGTCATCATCGCCTCGCTGTTCTACGACCCGCTGACCTCCGTGCTCACCGACCATGCATCGAGCTGGAGCCCGTTTCGTTTGGACCGCTTCGCGGACGCGGAGGCTCCCCACGAGCGCTTTGCGTGTCCTCGGCGCCTGGCGTCCGGCGAGGTCGACTGGGTGGGGGCGCCCACGGGACAGTGCGACGCGCGCTGCACGACCATCCAAGGGCGCTGCTTGGTGGAGCAGGCCTACCCGGTAGGCGCCCGTCTGTTCTGGACCATCCTGCTCCCGATCGTCCCCATGTTCCTGCTCGTGTTCGGGCACGAGGCCTGGCGGCGCGTCTGTCCGCTCTCGGCGCTCATGCAGATCCCGAGGCGGCTCGGGCTGCAGCGCACGCGCAAGGTGATCCACCCGAAGACCGGGCGCGTCGAGCGCAAGCTCGTGCTGGTCTCGCCGGAGTCCTTCCTGGGGCGCAACGTCTGGTACGTGCAGGGTGGCTTGCTGTGGCTCGGTGTGTCCCTGCGCATCTTGTTCATCAACTCCGACCGGGTCGCGCTCGGGGTGTTCTTCTTGTCCGTGATCGCGCTCGCGATGCTGGTCGGCTACCTCTTCGGCGGCAAGACCTGGTGCAACTACATCTGCCCCGTGTCGGCCGTGCAGAAGGTCTACACCGAGCCTCGTGGGCTGCTCGAGAGCGAGGCCCACGCGGGCAAGCTGCGTCTGACGCAGGCGACGTGCCGCACCACCACGCCCAACGGAGAGGACCAGAGCATCTGCGTGGGGTGCAAGAGCCCCTGCCCTGACGTGGACCTCGAGCGGCAATACTGGGCGGGGCTGATGGAGCCCGGTCGTCGGGCGTTCTACTACGGCTACTTCGGGCTCGTGTGGGGCTTCTACGGTTACTACGCCGTGTACGCGGGCAACGCGGGCTACTACTTCTCGGGCGCCTGGACGCACGAAGAGGATGTGATGCAGCAGCTCGGCGCGGCCGGCGTGTTCCTCGGAGGGCACGCGTTCGCGTTTCCGCCCAAGTGGCTGGCGGCGCCGCTCACCATCCTCGGCGCAATGCTGCTGAGCGTCGCTGCAGGCCGCGCGCTCGAAGCTGCCTACGGCGCGTACCGCCGCGCCCGCGGTAAGGCTCTGCGCGCCGAGGAGCTGCGGCACCGGGCGCTGGTGATCTGCACCTTCCTGACCTTCAACTCGTTCTACCTCTTCGGCGGACGGCCCAACATCAACCTGCTCTCGACCGTGCCGCACACGCTCCTCGACATCTTCATCGTGACGCTGTCCGCTGTGTGGCTCTCTCGCACGTGGCCGCGTACGAGCGAGGCGTACGAGCGTGAGAGCGTGGCCGAGGCGCTGCGTCGTCAGCTCGACAAGCTGGGTAGCCTGCTCGCGCGCGTGCTCGGTGGGCGGAGCGTGGCGCAGCTCAACACGGACGAGGTCTTCGTGTTGGCCCAGGCGCTGCCGATCGCGTCATCGGGGGCGCGCCTCGAGGCCTACCGTGCGACGCTGCGCGAGTGCCTCGTGGCTGGGCACGCCGACAGCGCCGCGGGGCTCTCGGTCCTCGAGAACCTACGCGAGCAGATGGAGGTGAGCGAGGACGAGCACGCCGAGATCCTCGCGGAGCTCGGTATCGAGGACGCGCAGCTGCTCGGCGCCGAGGAGGCCCGCAGCGTGGAGAACCGGTTACGGCTCGACGGGTTTCGTGAGGCCTTGGAGCGCGTGCTGGTGACCGCCGCCGAGCGTGGGGTGCCCGTGAAGAAGGCGCTCACCGACGACCGCGTGCTCGCCGAGATTCGAGACCTGCAGCGGCGCTATGCGGTCACTGCGGAAGAGCAAGATGCGGCCGTCGACGAGCTCACGGGGCGCGCCGGCAAGCTGGTCGAGCGCGTCGAGCGGGGGCTGTCCGAGCTCCTCTGGCTCGACATCAACACCACGGGGTTGGCAGAGGCGACGTCGCTGCCCGGTGGGGTGCGCGGCGCGCTGCTCGCCGTCATGGGGCGGCGGCGTGCGCGCGTCGTCGAGCGCAGCCTACATCTGCTCTCGGGGCTGGGAGACGACCCTGCGCACCAGAAGCTGGCGGAGCGTCTGCGGACGCTGGCCGCCGTCGAGGTGCAGGTGCTGGTCCACGAGCGGCAACGCTCGCTGCAGCTCTCGCCCGAGATCAACCGCGCGCTCATGGCCGTGGTGGATGCTGCCCTCGAGCACGGCGAACCCGTGCCGCGACCCGACGTCGCCGACGTGTGCGCGCGCGCGCTGCGCGAGTGGGGGCACGTGGAGCGCAGCATCGCACTGTTTGCGCTCGCTTGCGTGGACGGCCAAAGGGGGCGGGCAGCTGCGCGGGACGCCGAGCACACGACGGATCCGCTGCTGGCCGAGGTGGCTGCGGCGGTGCTGCGCGGGCCCGAGAGCGCGCGTGAGCCCGAGGCGCCGCCCGCGCTCGCCCGCCTCTTCGCGCTCCTCTCCGCCAAGGCCGCGCACGCTCTCGACTTCCCCTCGCTGGCCAACCTCGCCCGCATCAGCGTCGCTCGCGAGTACGCGGCGAACGAGCTCATGTGGGACGCGGGCAGCAAGAGCGACCACTTCCTCGCGGTCGTCCGCGGCCGCGCGGACGCCCTGCTCGCTCAGGGGGAGCGCGTGGGCAGCATCGAGGAGGGGGAGTTCGTAGGCGAGCTCGGCGTCATCCTGGGACGCACCAGGACACTCGCGGTCCGCGCGGGGGAAGGCGGCGCGAGCGTGCTCGAGTTCGACGCGAGCGCGTTCAAGTCGCTGCTCAAGAGCGACCGGCTCGCGGCGGCGGGGTTTCTCACGCTGGTGAGCACTCGGCTCGCCAACACCCTCGAGCGCGTGGCGCACGGCTGA